The genomic interval GTCTCCCAAATGAGCGAACGCGACGGGCGACAATTCCTGGAGGGCTCGAAATTGGAACCGCATCCTGAGGAGGCAATGATCATCACCACGCTGTTTGAGCTGGCGGATCAGACCGGTTTTGGCCCTGATCGCTTGGCCAGGCTCCTCAATCGCAATGACGATATTCCCGCGAGATACAAGCCGTTTCACCCATCAACGGTGCGGTATTGGCTCGAGCAGGAAATCTATAAAGGCGATTTGGCCTGGGAGAAGCAAGCCACCGACATTGTGGACGATGCTCGAGTCATCGAGGCCATCCCGAGGACGAATGGCTCCGCGTGCCGGACTTCTGCGCACCGCTCGTTTCCCGCGAATTGTGGGATCGTGTGGCCGCGGTCCGACTGAGTCGCTGTCGCCAAGACTCGAGTGATGCAACCACTCAGGATGGCAAACAGATTCGCCCGATAGCACCAGGCACATCGCTGGTGTACCCGCTCAGTGGCTTGGCCCGTTGCGGAGAATGCCAAGCATCCATGCGGGTGGTGGCCACTGGTCGTAAAAGTAAGGAGGGCAAAAGCTATGTCTACTATGCCTGTCCAATCGGCACCACGGACGGCGGTTGCCCGAACAAGAAGTACATTCCCGAGGCATGGCTGTGGGAAATAGTGGTCAATCAGATCACTTCCCGATTGTTTCCGACTGACGGTTAAGTCCGTTTCGCTCACTTGCCCCGGCGACGCCACCTTCAAACTGCGTCGCCGGGCATTTCTCGATCAACAAATGGAGGATCAAAATGAACAAAGAGAATTTGCAGTCGCAACCGTGGTTTCAAGAGTTGGCCACGGAGGTGCAACAGGAATTTGAGCGGCGTCAAGAACAGCCCGATCGGTCGCTGGAAATGCTCACGGAAGAAGCCGAGCGGAACGTTATACTTTGCAAACCCGACCTGAAATATATTGA from Thalassoroseus pseudoceratinae carries:
- a CDS encoding zinc ribbon domain-containing protein, translating into MAAVRLSRCRQDSSDATTQDGKQIRPIAPGTSLVYPLSGLARCGECQASMRVVATGRKSKEGKSYVYYACPIGTTDGGCPNKKYIPEAWLWEIVVNQITSRLFPTDG